CATCGGTGCCCCAGATATCGACGCCAATGGAGGACATCGGCATGCGGATGCCGTTCTTCAGGATCTTGTCGAGCGATGCGGCCTCAACCCGTTTGCCGCGAAAGCAGCCGTTGAGGTCGCAGGTGGCCGCCAGAACATAGGCGCCACGTCCCTCGTTCTGTCCAGCCAAGAGACCCTTTGTATCGTTCGTCATGATCTACTCCGTAAGGGTTTGGCATCGTATGGTTGGGTTTCATATCCGGTGGCCATCAAGCAGTTAAGTGTTGCAGGCGTCAACAAAAATACCGGCGCGACCTCTCCAGAGCCGATCAGGTTGGCGTTAAACGGCTTGACTCGGGGCAGGGTTTCGCCCAATCGAACGGCATGATGTCGCATATCGTGATCCACCTTCGGCGAGAGTCTAAACTCTCGAAAACCGGCACCTAGCCCGAACGTTGAAGAAGCCCTGGCTTGACGTTCGGGACGGCCAGGTTTCCGACATGATCCACTCCACCGCTTTGCGCCTGTTACAGGTTTTTGGGATTTCGATAGCCACCGGCATTTGATCGCGCTGCGCAGCTGACAGGCTGCACGGCAGCAGTCGATGCGGTGTGTTTCAGCGCAGCGGCAAACGTCCGGTATAATTCATCTTGGCTCGACAGGCATCTGACACCGGTGCGCGCGCAACCATTTGCCGTGCCCTTTCCAAACTTGGCTATTGTTCCCGCACACAGGCCGAAAAGCTGGTCGCTGAGCGGCGCGTCACGCTTGGCGGACGGGTGGTGAGCGACATCCTGACCTGGGCGGATATTCGCACCGATATCATTGCGGTCGATGGCATCCGGCTTGTTGCCCAGTCCAGCGTCTATCTCATGCTCAACAAACCACGCGGCATGGTGACGACGAGGGTCGATCCGGAGGGGCGGCCAACGGTCTTTGATTGTCTTGCGCAGATGGACAATCCCTTCCTCTCTCCCGTTGGCCGGCTGGACAAGGCAAGCGAGGGATTGCTGTTGTTTACCAACGATACGGTGCTGGCCCAGCGCCTGCTCGATCCCGTGACCAATGTCGGCAAAATCTATCATGTCCAGGTCAAAGGCATCGCGGTTGACAGCGTGATCGCCCAGATGCGGCGCGGCGTCTGCGAGGGCGGCGAGATGCTCAAAGCATCATCTGTTCGGATGTTACGCTCAGGTGACAGAAACACGTGGATTGAAGTGGAACTGCGGGAGGGCCGCTACCGGCAGATTCGGCGAATGCTCAAAGGGCTGGACATGGAATGCCTTCGCCTTATCCGGGTTGCGATCGACGATATCAAACTGGGTGACCTGGCAAAAGGATCGGCCCGTCCGCTGGACCGGCATGAGATCGAGATATTGCGGCGGCGGACGCAGATCACGGCTTGAACAGGCGTCGCGGCGATTGAAATGACCAAAAAAAAGGGCCTCCGGTAAAGGGAGACCCCGAGTCTTGAAGGATCAACCTCCAGAGGGAACGGTTGAAGGCGATGGCCCGGGAGGAGAGGGATCGGAAACTTCAACCGTCGCCATTATGCTGACCGCGACGGCGAAAAACAACGAACGGCATCCTGCCGCTGCCTGAAAATTAAACAAATTGCCCAAAGTCCGATCCCAGGCCGCATTTTTTTACCCGTGGTGAAACAATCTTTCTAACGTTTACCCGTGCGGCGACCGGGAGATGCCTGCCGTGTGACGGTCTCGGTGCCACGCCGCGGCTCATACCGGGCGGAAGGTTGACCCCTTAAGTTGCCCGACGCGTTTTTCCCTTTGCTCCACGACTGGCAGCCTCGAATTTCCGCAACAGCGGTCACGGATAGTTTGCAGTTTCTTTTGTCTACTCGTTTTATAGACAATAATGCTTCCTCGGCCCTGACCGACTGTTCAAGGGATTTCGCACTGCGATGTGAGGACATGATGAGCCTGCTGAGAC
The sequence above is drawn from the Pararhizobium qamdonense genome and encodes:
- a CDS encoding pseudouridine synthase, with protein sequence MARQASDTGARATICRALSKLGYCSRTQAEKLVAERRVTLGGRVVSDILTWADIRTDIIAVDGIRLVAQSSVYLMLNKPRGMVTTRVDPEGRPTVFDCLAQMDNPFLSPVGRLDKASEGLLLFTNDTVLAQRLLDPVTNVGKIYHVQVKGIAVDSVIAQMRRGVCEGGEMLKASSVRMLRSGDRNTWIEVELREGRYRQIRRMLKGLDMECLRLIRVAIDDIKLGDLAKGSARPLDRHEIEILRRRTQITA